One window of Agarivorans sp. Alg241-V36 genomic DNA carries:
- a CDS encoding catalase, with amino-acid sequence MKNVLTKSPLVACLFGLSINTANANDLYKEMGITKPEQEAIMSAINSAREISKRAEQYNGLPYRRDAHAKATGCARATFSVNPDIPERFKAGLFAQDNHQYQAWIRFSNGDMLVQADSKGDARGMAVKVMNVPGKPIAPELGESHNQDFIMTNTPAFFNRNIFDYADDMTYLAKFQRTKWFISLFPPRLHPKQFYRAIQTVSSVIDTPLEAQYFSMLPYRLGHNTIKFSTKPCAGMTFANKVDKSNPDYLSRQLETQLANGGACFEFMVQEKLPGYYMPVDDATAIWSEKASPFITIATINIPPQHLYSEQQQQFCENISMNPWRAVEGWEPLSSLNKARRVVYQAVSKYRHQQNKAATPEPSSWCLAEEGESCDPQQGLVVSKPTWPLPRCFDRYAEPIDGESLNSNCK; translated from the coding sequence ATGAAAAACGTACTTACTAAATCACCTTTAGTCGCTTGCTTGTTTGGTTTAAGCATAAACACCGCCAATGCCAACGACTTGTATAAGGAAATGGGCATCACAAAGCCCGAGCAAGAAGCCATCATGTCGGCGATAAACTCAGCGCGTGAAATTTCCAAGCGTGCTGAACAATATAATGGTTTACCCTATCGCCGTGATGCACACGCCAAAGCAACCGGCTGTGCTCGCGCTACTTTTTCGGTAAACCCGGATATACCAGAACGTTTTAAAGCCGGTCTGTTTGCTCAAGATAATCACCAGTACCAAGCGTGGATCCGTTTCTCAAACGGAGACATGTTGGTACAAGCTGATAGCAAAGGCGATGCTCGAGGTATGGCAGTAAAAGTGATGAATGTGCCTGGTAAACCCATAGCCCCAGAGTTAGGCGAAAGTCATAACCAAGATTTTATTATGACCAATACCCCCGCCTTCTTTAACCGCAATATATTCGATTATGCCGACGACATGACCTATCTGGCTAAGTTTCAGCGTACCAAATGGTTCATTAGTTTGTTCCCGCCAAGGTTGCACCCGAAACAGTTCTACCGAGCGATTCAAACGGTCTCGTCAGTTATTGATACGCCTCTAGAAGCGCAATACTTTTCAATGCTGCCTTACCGCTTAGGTCATAACACCATTAAGTTTTCCACTAAGCCATGCGCAGGAATGACTTTTGCCAACAAGGTGGATAAATCAAATCCTGATTACTTAAGTAGACAATTAGAGACTCAGTTGGCAAATGGCGGTGCTTGTTTTGAATTTATGGTGCAAGAAAAGCTTCCCGGCTATTACATGCCAGTAGATGACGCAACCGCGATTTGGTCAGAAAAGGCCTCACCGTTTATCACCATTGCCACCATTAACATTCCTCCACAGCATTTGTATAGCGAGCAACAGCAACAGTTTTGTGAAAACATCTCTATGAACCCTTGGCGAGCAGTGGAAGGCTGGGAGCCGCTAAGCAGCTTAAACAAAGCCCGACGAGTGGTCTATCAAGCGGTTTCTAAATACCGCCACCAGCAAAACAAAGCTGCCACTCCAGAGCCTAGCTCTTGGTGCTTAGCCGAGGAAGGTGAAAGCTGCGATCCACAGCAAGGTTTAGTAGTGAGCAAACCAACCTGGCCTCTGCCTCGCTGTTTTGACCGATACGCCGAACCCATTGACGGCGAAAGCTTAAACAGCAACTGTAAGTAA